AAAAACGCGTGCACCAACCAGGATCATCGCGGCGGCCGTAATCCGGACGATAAAGCTGGTGACATCCTCATGAAATTCAGGAACAAGGTTGATCCCGTTATAGATCACCACAAGCGGAACCATAAAAAGTGCCCGTTGCGGCAATTTATGCCTCAGAATAACAGCATACCACTCCGTGACTGTTTTCTCGTCCAGCTTGTGCAACAATTGAATAATCCAGTAGCGGATAATCAGGTGGACAATTCCCGCAATCATAAAAATCACAAAAAGCCCAATAGCAGCTACCGTATGCTCGCCACGCATTTCTTCGGGAAGAATTCCCGCCAGTTGCTCCAATAAACTGCTCTGCGCAGCATTATTTAGCAGCCCGGAAAAAGAGATCAACATTTCTTGTATCAGTACCTGAATCATCATCCGATTTTTTTATTACCCGTAATTTGGATTGCAAAGGTAAGGCGTTTCGAGAGAAATACTATCATCGAAATTAAACTCTCCACTATCATTATCTATAGAATTTATAACTGTACCCGGATGTGAACAGTTACTCCATTTTTGTACATTATCAAAAAATAAACTACGCTTTAGGCTTGATGAAACGGCAGATCAAACAGAAATTATGAGCAGTGTGCGGTCTTCAACCATGGGGGGAATTGTGTGGAAGTATCACTCCGGTCAGCGCACGATCGCTATCCTTTCCGGATTAAATGGCACTCGGGAGTGGAAGCTGCCGGTGATTGAGCCAAACGGATCACAATTAAGTCAGTCAGCCCGGTTTCAGAAAATCGGCCGGCTGGTCGGAGCCGAACTTGATCACATTCAGATCGCCGATTCACTCTTTTATCCTGAACGGGAGCCACCCGGAGTTGTCGTTTTTTGGCATCTCCAGGTGAAACCGGGCGGACGGAAGATTGAGCAGCCGAAAGGAGTGCAGGTAAAGTGGCTGAGACCGGAAAGAGCGGCGGAATTAATCACAGACAGGCAGGAGAAACAGCTGATTCTTCAGGTGAACTATCCTGATGAGGCTGAGAATGGGGTTTATAAATCTCTCTCCAAAGACGGTGATCTCAACCTAAACCCGAACTCAAAACCCAAACCGGTAAATAAATCTGCCTTTGAACGGCTTGAGGGTGACCTGCAATCATTCAGCGGTGAACTCGAATTCTTAATTCGCGACAACCTGCTCCCCGATGGTTCCATTCCGCCTTGGGGTGAACAGGCTGGTGCGCTGCTTAACATTGCAGCCCGGCAGATGCGGATCGGAAAACTGGATGCGGCCTGGAAAAGCCTTCATACCTCCAAGAGACTGGCTCTTTTTGCACTCGAACAACAGGATGTGCCTAAGATGGCTGAACGGATCCGTCATGAAGCGAACAACTTAAATGAATGGAGAAAACAGAGCGTACTGAATATCTTGAGCGAAAATAACGATGGCCAGATCAGCATCGACAATATGTCTCTCTTTCTTGCCGCACAGATCCGTGATGAGCATTTCAACAACAATTATTACAAAAACCGGCTTACGCGAAATGTCATCAAAACGCTGATGATCTTGCTGGCAGTTTCGCTTGCAGCTATTTTTATGTACTTCATCGTACTATCCCAGCTCAATCTCTCAAACCTGATCTCCTTTAACGGTGAAAACCGGGTGATTCAGGAAGTTCCGCTGCTAATCGGCATTCTGCTTTTCGGCCTGTTTGGCGGTGTTGTGAGTTCGCTGTTTAAAGTAAAAACCGTGGATAATTCACTCCGAAATCCGGAAATCCTGAACAATTATCTGTTCACTACCATCCGTGTTTTTATGGGCGGAGCGGCTGCCATCGCTATTTTTATTTTGCTTGAATCGGAGTTTTCTGACATTGTATTTGGCAACTTCAGCCTAAGGCCTGAAAATCACTTTACCTACTTTGCGATTGCGTTCGTCTGCGGATTCTCAGAGCGGCTGCTGATGAAAGCCGTCTCTAAAATCTCTGAATAGTTCATAACGGATCAGCTTCACCACGCATAATATTTCGGCTCACAAATTCACCTTTCGGTCTTCCTGATTTTTTCTATTTTCCTGCAGATATTTTTCTCATTCAACGATCCATTTTATGACCTATATTCGCGCTACGATTCTCACAATCATCGCTGCCGTTTTTGTTGCTGCGGCCTACGTTTCCGATCCCTATTTCGATGCCTATCTCAAGTGGGACGCCGGTGATTACCCCGCCGCACTGGAACAGATGATCGAAATTCTTGAAGGTCCGCAAGCCGATCAATATTTCGATGAGATCGCCACGCTCACCGGTGAACTCTACAGGGTTGATACGGTTGCTGTGGATGGCCGAAATCCTGTTTTCAGCCCGGATAATCGCCACTTTTCCTGGGAAGAAGAAAATGGCGTCACGCAGATCGCGGAGATTCTGGAAGATAGTATTCAGATTTTGCATACCCTTGATGGCAGTGATTTGATCTTCTCTCCGGCCGGAAATCACGCAATCATTCAGCAGGTTCAATCCACAGAAAAAGCTCTCGATTTGCAGCAGCAGCTACAGGATGCATTTGATGCACGGGACCGGGCGGGCATTTTCAGAGCGCGGGATGCACTCCAATATGAGCAGGCACTGCATCGCTCTTTTGTGCTCGTAGATCTGGAATCGGGGCGTACAGATCCCATCAACACAAATGAATTGATCGTTCAAAGTCCGGCTTTTGCAGAGGATGGCAGCCTTTACTTTGCCGGAATGAATCCAAATGAACCGGTTCAAAGTGATATTTACAAAATGGATCTTACAAGTGATACCGCTCCGGAACGCATCACAGCCGGTGAAAACTTTTTCGACTATCCCCGCCCCCTGCCTGATGGAGGAATAATAGCGACAATAAATCCCCGCTCTACATTTCCAACCGATCCGGAGCGAGAGACCCATCAAACCGAAACCGAACCTTCCGTGGTTCTGCTGAATGGTGATGGAACTGTAACGAAGAGCTGGATTGGGGAATCACCGGTTCTGTCGAAATCTGGAAATCGCCTGGCTTTTATGACAGAATCCGGCGGAGAAAATCACATCCATAGCGCAGATCTTTCGGGTGAAGATTATGAAGCTATCACACTGGTGTCATCGGAAGACGCCATTCAAAATCCTGCATTGTCGCCGGATGGGAGTAAGCTCGCATTTATGATCCGTTCAGGCATCAGCTGGGATATCCACCTGGTTCACACCGCTGATGGCTCGGAAGAACCACTCACGTTTGATATTCAGCACGAACTTTTCCCGCATTTTCTGGATGATGAACGCGTACTTGGCATGATGGGTGAAGCGCGCCACCGGCGATCCCATATTTATGATGTGAGCACGAAAGAATTTTATCGCCTGTTTCACAACAACAGCGTAAGAACCGTTTCGATGGAGTATGAGTGGGAACCGAGCCCGGATGGAAAACATCTGCTTGTGGTAGCCGAACGGGATGGCAATACCATAACTCCTGAACGGGGTGTTTACCTGGTTCGGATTGGAGAGAGAATCAGCCGGGAAGCGATGCTGGAACGACTCCGAAAAAATCTTGAAAACGAGCTGGATCTCCGCAGCCGGGCGGAAAATATGTACGAGCCGATTTATGATGAGGTGCGAAGTGCAACGCAGGAAGTGAATATCACGCGGCTTTATCACTACCAGAAATCGCTTTACGATTTTGGATCAAAACATATGACCCAGCCCGGAAATCAAAAAGCATCGGAATATATTTATGAAACCCTGAAGTCGTTTGGATATGAGCCGGAGCTGCAATGGTTCAGTCCTTCGGGTGATATTGAAACAGCCAATGTAATTGCGAGGCTGGAAGGCACCGAGCATCCTGAGGTCGTTTACATTCTCAGCTCCCATTTCGATTCTGTGCTGCGCAGTCCGGGCGCCGATGACAACAGCACCGGAACGGCCGTACTTCTCGAAGCGGCCCGTGTACTTGCCGAAAACCCACAGCCGGCAACCATCATTTTTGCTTCGCTGACAGCGGAAGAGTCTGGACTGCTCGGGGCACGTGAATTTGTCCGTGTTGCAGATCAGGAAGGACTTACCGCAGCCGGAGTGATTAATAACGACATGATGGGATGGACCCGCCACCATCGCCTGGATGATACCATCCGGTTCTCCAATTACGGAATCCGGGATGTACAGCACTCCGGGGCCATTCTGTTTTCTGACCTGATCACCTACGATTCGCGCTACTATCGCAATACCGACGCCCACGTATTTTTTGATGCGTACGGTGATGTGATTGGCGGCATCGGCTCCTACCCGATCCTGGGAAACCCCAACTATCACCAACCAACTGACCGACTGGAAACGATCAATCACAACCTTGTACAGGAAGTTGCCCGTTCCACAACGGCTACACTGATGATGCTTTCCAACGCCCCATCAAAAGTAACGGGACTTGAATACCGCGAACGAAGCCGGAGTCGAACAGAACTGAGCTGGAATCCATCCGCTGAATCGGATATTGATTTTTACCGGGTAAGCTTCACCCATCGCAACGGAGAGAAAATGACTGAGGAAACAGCATCGGAGCAGATTACCATTCGCAACGCCGATCTGTCAAAAGAAATTTCCGTTGTTGCGGTGAACAACCGCGGTATCACGGGTTGGGACCCGAGCCGGCTGGAAACAGAATAGCGGGAAAATATTCCATCATTTTTTTTACAGGTCATGAGTTATGACAACATCCTGCTCAAAATCAAAGAGTGTCATGCGGCGAAGATTATAAAAACTAATCCAGTAGTTTCGAATGGCCTGGATATAACTTCTGAGCGCTGCATCCCGCTCTGTTTGAGCAATAAAGAGATTTGTAATATCAATCTGCCCGATTTGGTACCGGTTGCGTGCTACCTCATACCGCCGGTCGGCTATCCTTTCAGAGAGTTCCGCCAGCAGTACCTGATCCCTCAGCTGATGAAACTCCGCAACCATGTTTTGCACCTGAAGGTCAAACTGTGCCTGCTCAAAAGCGATATCATCTGCCACCTGCCGCTGGGTATTTCTGGCGAAATTTACTTCGGCTCTCTGTTTACCCCAGTTAAATATCGGAATCTGGAAATTGAGGGCCACAAACTGCTGGCTAAGTGGTTCCTGGTAGGTATTTAAAAAATTCTCTGAGGTTTGATTAAGCCCGTAATTTGCCTGGATCGTTGCAGAAAATGAACTCTGTTTCATTGCCATATCAAGCGTACGCTCCGCTTCAAGCGTCTGCATTTCAAAGTTGAGATACATGCTGTTATAGAGTCTTGCCATCTGCAGGGCTCTCTCCTGGTCAACATGAAATTCAGGGACATCTTCAGGAATATCGACCTCTATCGGGATATCAGGGCTAAGGCCAAGCAGAAGTCTGAAATTATCTATCTGCTGATCATAATTCAGCTGAGCCTGTGTAAGTGAGGATTCTGCATTCCGGAGCTGAAGTTCTGTTTGAAGCAGATCGTTTTCGGCAATATTGCCAACATTATACCTGCCCTGTGATATGTTATAAATTGAATCGTTTGCAGCTACGTTAAATTCTGCAATATCCAGGTTTATCCTGGATAGAAGCAGATCAAAGTAGCGCTGAGTTACTGTGAGGGACAGGCTCTCCATCGCTTCAGTATATTCTTTTTGAGCAATTTGTAGCTGAAGCGGCTCGATCCGGTTTCTCCATTTCAACTCGTTAAATTGAAATAATGGCTGACTGTAGCCGATCACCACTGGTGTTGAACTCCATAAATAGGTGTTTTCGTTTGCAAAAACACCAAGTCTTGTTATACCTGTTGAAATGGAAAGGTTACCCCCTGTAGGCATAACCGGCTGTTCAATGGAAAGACCAAATGATGCGTTGGATTGCTGAGTGTAGATTAATGAAGTAGTACCGTCCGGGTTAAGATTATCACGAAAAGAACGCCGGTAATTTGGAGCATTCCCGCTGGCACTGAGGCCCGGCAGCAGATCTGCCCTGAACGATCGGTAACGCCATTGGTTGGCAATCAGAGCATAACGTGCACTTTGGGAAAGCGGGCTCAGATCAATAGCAAGATCAATCGACTCCTGCAGCGTCAGCGGATAAGTGTCATCGAAATTCTGACAAACCGCTTCTTTATGAATCGTTATGCTAAATAAAGTGATTAACAGAACTACTACCGCCAGTTTATTTTTAATCATATAAATGTTATGTCTCAAGCTTGCCATTGTTCTCTGATGAACTCTTGAATTCCCATTGGATTATTCGTGCCTTAGTGCGGTGACCGGCTCCTGTTCGGCAGCTCTCTTAGCAGGGAAATAGCCAAATACCACTCCTATGAGAGTCGCTACACCAAATGAAATCAGTATTGAACCGATGGTTACAATGGATACAATTCCGGCTGAAACTTCGACGATATAACTGAACCCAATTCCCACGACAACGCCCAGAAAGCCTCCTGCAACACAAATAACCAAAGCCTCGGTTAAAAACTGAAGCTGAATATCCTGTCTTTTTGCGCCCACAGCTCTCCTCACACCAATTTCTCTGTAACGTTCAACGACCGATGCCAGCATGATATTCATGATGCCAATACCACCTACCAATAGCGAAATGGAAGCTATAGACGCGAGTACAATATTAAAAATTCTTCGGGTCTGCTGCTCTTGCTGTAGTAGCAATTCAGGAACGATAATTTCGAAATCCACTACCTGGTTGTGACGACGTTCAAGCATTCGCGAAATAATTTCGGCTATCGTCACGCTGTAACTGTTATCTGTCACCTGAACGATAGCCCGGTTGAGCTGATGATAGTTCCTGTCGCGCTGTACTTCGGCATTTGGATTGTTTTCCGCCGCCTGTGCAGCCTGCACATCCCGGTTCGTAACCAGTGCCCTGTTTCCATATCGCAGTAGCACACTTTCTGCAGGAGCAAAAACATCCTGATTATAGTCACGGATTCCCAGGTTTTCTATCTGGCTGGATGTCAGCTGCCGTTCCTGCAGCACCCCAACAACTGTAAACCAGACATTTCCGGCTTTGATCTTTTTTCCGATAGGATCTTCCCCCGGAAAAAACCGGGTTCTCACACCATGCCCTATAATGGCAGCCGGTATAGACTCCTCGAAGTGTAGAGTCGTAAAATTTGTACCTGAGTGAATTTCAAAATTATTGATATCAAAATAGCGATCGTTTACACCAACAAGTTTTCCGCTCCTCATCTGACCCGCCCGGATAAATTGAGTATCGTAGATTATTTCTGGAGTTACGGCTTGTACGTGCGGAATCTGGGTTTGAATGCTATAGAGATCTTCGAGTGTGAAACCGGGGCTGAACCGACGCTGATTCAGAAATTCTTCCTCACTGTCCTCAACCTCCCCCTCACTCTGCTCTGCCACAGGCTGAATAATGACGTTATTAGTCCCCAGGAGCTGCATATTGGAGAGAATTTCCTGTTGAGCACCGGTTCCAATGGCAAGCATAGCAATAACAGAAGCTACTCCGAATATAATACCCAGGGATGTAAGGAAAGAGCGAAGCTTGTTTCGTTTGATTGCTTCTATAGCAATGTCCAGGTTGTATGAAAATATTTGATACAAATGATGATTATTTCAGGCTATTGTTTTAGTGGTATAAGTGTTTTTGTGGTATAAAAATCAGGGAGCCTCAACGATGTCTGCTTCCTGTTCAGAAACAACATCCTCTTCCGGCACCAGCTCATCTCTATACTTTTCAAGCACATTCTCTGGCAACCTTATCTTTCTCATAGCAGACGTATCGGGAGGCATGGAAATCATCACCTGGTCATCTTCTGTAATACCTTCAAGGATTACTATATCATTGTCATTTCTTGCGCCCATAATAATTTGCTGCATCACAGTTTGAATACCCTCTCTTTTGAACACAAAATGGTCATTATTGTGGTTGTGGACCGATTCAAGAGGAACAAACAAAGCATTTTCAATGGTTTCAACCAGGATCTCGTTGCTGGTTGTCATAGCCGGACGAAGGGTGGTGTCTGATTCATTGATCTCAATTTTTACTTCAAATACCTTTGAGTGAGAATTTGGGCGCTGCTCCCCTATATTGGCAACTGAAGTCACAACCCCGGTGAGCTCCTTGTCACGAATAGCATCCAGCCCGATCTGAACAGACTGATTGGTGCGTATTTTCTGAATATCCACTTCATTAATGTAGGTGATGGATTCCATTACACTAAAGTCCGGGAGTTCAGCTACTACAGGATCAAAAGAATTAATACTACTGCCCGTCGTGGTTTTACGTCCCTGCCAGTTTCTGGCATATACCACCATACCGTTTTCGGGTGCAAGAATGGTAAAATCATTCATTACTCTCATGATCCGGTCAAGGCCATTTTTCTCCTGAGTAAGAGTGGCTTCTATCTCACGTATACTCGCTTCAGCCTGGCGCACCCGTGTGCGATAGTTTTGCTGCTCCTGGGCAAGTTGGCGTTCCGTACGTTCAAGTTCAATCTGGGTCTGACGCTGCACGGCGGGTGATTCATATACTGACTGGTCTACAGCAATCTGTCTCTCTTCAAGCTGAAAATGAAGGTTTTCAAGATTGTCACGGGCTTGTGACAAGGTAAGAGAACTGTCCAGCTGAGCCTGTTCAAACTGTGATTCAGCCCTCTGAACTTCAAGCTCAGCATTTTGCAGCCGGGTAAGGGCCTCTGAACGGTCAATCTCTGCTACCACATCTCCCTTGCTGACAATGGTCCCTTCCGGCACAAGGTTCTGTATGGTCATATTCCAGATCTGAATTTCGCGTGCACCCTGCGGGCCCCTGATCTGAATGGAGTTTTTTGCCTGAAGTTCACCGGTTGTTGCTACCGAAACTTTAAAATCACCATATTGAGGACTTACAAAAATATCAAAATGTTCACCTGTATCCCTCCCCAAAAAAGCCCAAATTGAAATTAATACCCCTATTGAAAGAATGGAATAAGTAATTTTTTTAACCATGATGAGGGTTGTAAATTGTTAAAATATCTTTTTCAGGTACTCAGACTGGAAAAACATCTATCACTGCATTTAAAAACCATCCCCGTTTCTTGATGATACCAGGCTTCTAAATGAATACTATTAACTGCGTAGTTACTAATATATTTTAACATTAGCAAAAGTTTGAAGCTAATTTTTCAAAAAATATTTAGAGAGAGGATAAGGGCTGATGAAAAGGGTATAATCCAGTTCTAATTCTTTTATAACCGGCTGCTCCTTCCATGCCCAAAAAGAAGTTTACATAGAAGATGGGTCTGGGGTATCTTATTTATCTGAGATATTTGCCCTCTACACAGCGATAAGGCACCACTGAAATCTGATATCTCAGCTTATCCGGTCAAATCATCTCTATTAAAAACAACGGAAGAGTCCGGTTCCTTTCCTGAAAGGATAGCAAG
This portion of the Rhodohalobacter sp. SW132 genome encodes:
- a CDS encoding ABC transporter permease, encoding MYQIFSYNLDIAIEAIKRNKLRSFLTSLGIIFGVASVIAMLAIGTGAQQEILSNMQLLGTNNVIIQPVAEQSEGEVEDSEEEFLNQRRFSPGFTLEDLYSIQTQIPHVQAVTPEIIYDTQFIRAGQMRSGKLVGVNDRYFDINNFEIHSGTNFTTLHFEESIPAAIIGHGVRTRFFPGEDPIGKKIKAGNVWFTVVGVLQERQLTSSQIENLGIRDYNQDVFAPAESVLLRYGNRALVTNRDVQAAQAAENNPNAEVQRDRNYHQLNRAIVQVTDNSYSVTIAEIISRMLERRHNQVVDFEIIVPELLLQQEQQTRRIFNIVLASIASISLLVGGIGIMNIMLASVVERYREIGVRRAVGAKRQDIQLQFLTEALVICVAGGFLGVVVGIGFSYIVEVSAGIVSIVTIGSILISFGVATLIGVVFGYFPAKRAAEQEPVTALRHE
- a CDS encoding TolC family protein — protein: MIKNKLAVVVLLITLFSITIHKEAVCQNFDDTYPLTLQESIDLAIDLSPLSQSARYALIANQWRYRSFRADLLPGLSASGNAPNYRRSFRDNLNPDGTTSLIYTQQSNASFGLSIEQPVMPTGGNLSISTGITRLGVFANENTYLWSSTPVVIGYSQPLFQFNELKWRNRIEPLQLQIAQKEYTEAMESLSLTVTQRYFDLLLSRINLDIAEFNVAANDSIYNISQGRYNVGNIAENDLLQTELQLRNAESSLTQAQLNYDQQIDNFRLLLGLSPDIPIEVDIPEDVPEFHVDQERALQMARLYNSMYLNFEMQTLEAERTLDMAMKQSSFSATIQANYGLNQTSENFLNTYQEPLSQQFVALNFQIPIFNWGKQRAEVNFARNTQRQVADDIAFEQAQFDLQVQNMVAEFHQLRDQVLLAELSERIADRRYEVARNRYQIGQIDITNLFIAQTERDAALRSYIQAIRNYWISFYNLRRMTLFDFEQDVVITHDL
- a CDS encoding efflux RND transporter periplasmic adaptor subunit; its protein translation is MVKKITYSILSIGVLISIWAFLGRDTGEHFDIFVSPQYGDFKVSVATTGELQAKNSIQIRGPQGAREIQIWNMTIQNLVPEGTIVSKGDVVAEIDRSEALTRLQNAELEVQRAESQFEQAQLDSSLTLSQARDNLENLHFQLEERQIAVDQSVYESPAVQRQTQIELERTERQLAQEQQNYRTRVRQAEASIREIEATLTQEKNGLDRIMRVMNDFTILAPENGMVVYARNWQGRKTTTGSSINSFDPVVAELPDFSVMESITYINEVDIQKIRTNQSVQIGLDAIRDKELTGVVTSVANIGEQRPNSHSKVFEVKIEINESDTTLRPAMTTSNEILVETIENALFVPLESVHNHNNDHFVFKREGIQTVMQQIIMGARNDNDIVILEGITEDDQVMISMPPDTSAMRKIRLPENVLEKYRDELVPEEDVVSEQEADIVEAP
- a CDS encoding M20/M25/M40 family metallo-hydrolase; the protein is MTYIRATILTIIAAVFVAAAYVSDPYFDAYLKWDAGDYPAALEQMIEILEGPQADQYFDEIATLTGELYRVDTVAVDGRNPVFSPDNRHFSWEEENGVTQIAEILEDSIQILHTLDGSDLIFSPAGNHAIIQQVQSTEKALDLQQQLQDAFDARDRAGIFRARDALQYEQALHRSFVLVDLESGRTDPINTNELIVQSPAFAEDGSLYFAGMNPNEPVQSDIYKMDLTSDTAPERITAGENFFDYPRPLPDGGIIATINPRSTFPTDPERETHQTETEPSVVLLNGDGTVTKSWIGESPVLSKSGNRLAFMTESGGENHIHSADLSGEDYEAITLVSSEDAIQNPALSPDGSKLAFMIRSGISWDIHLVHTADGSEEPLTFDIQHELFPHFLDDERVLGMMGEARHRRSHIYDVSTKEFYRLFHNNSVRTVSMEYEWEPSPDGKHLLVVAERDGNTITPERGVYLVRIGERISREAMLERLRKNLENELDLRSRAENMYEPIYDEVRSATQEVNITRLYHYQKSLYDFGSKHMTQPGNQKASEYIYETLKSFGYEPELQWFSPSGDIETANVIARLEGTEHPEVVYILSSHFDSVLRSPGADDNSTGTAVLLEAARVLAENPQPATIIFASLTAEESGLLGAREFVRVADQEGLTAAGVINNDMMGWTRHHRLDDTIRFSNYGIRDVQHSGAILFSDLITYDSRYYRNTDAHVFFDAYGDVIGGIGSYPILGNPNYHQPTDRLETINHNLVQEVARSTTATLMMLSNAPSKVTGLEYRERSRSRTELSWNPSAESDIDFYRVSFTHRNGEKMTEETASEQITIRNADLSKEISVVAVNNRGITGWDPSRLETE